GTCTGCCAAATCAGCGTTACTCTGCTTCCACTCGTCGAAAACCTCGATGGTATCTTCCAAAGCGGCCCGTTTTTTTGAAATGTCCTGGAGCTTGTTGGAGTTGGACAACACGGCGGGGTCCGACAACATATCCCCAAGCTGATGGTAGGTGACTTCCACCTCTTTCAGCTTCTCCAATAAACTTTCAAGTCCTTTCATAACGTGTAAAGCTCAAGCTCTTTCTGTGGTTGTGGGCTTCAAAGCCCGGCTGAAAACTAAAACGCAACCGACTTGACCTGCACGCAGGTTGGGCCGATTGCGTTTTAAGACTACTTCTGTTCGGATTTGGCGTAGCGCTTTTTGAACTTCTCAACCCGACCCTCGGTATCCATGATTTTCTGGGTACCGGTAAAGAAGGGATGGCAAGCGCTGCAAACGTCCAAACGGATTTCAGACAGCACGGAGCCTGTGTCGATGGTGTTTCCACACACACAGGTGGCTTTAACCTTGTTATATTGGGGGTGGACTGCTTCACGCATAAAAATGAATTCTCCTGAGGGGGATGAGCAAAGTAGAATAGTTTCAGCATTTTAGTTCCCTGAAAACCCAAAATCAAGCATTGTCCCAAAATCAAGCAGTGGCCAGTGGACCCGTTCACCGACAGCGGCCCAAGATGGAGGACCCGCCAGAGCAACGCCCTCTGGGCTTTATGGAAGGCCTGCCCCGTTTATCCAGAGATTTCTCCAAAGCGTTCCCGGGACTCATGGCTCTTCCGAGAGCCCACAACCCCTTCGGCAGCCAGCAAGCCGCTTTCCACTGCCCCGTTCATAAAGCCGGCCCAGTCCACGCTGCAGTGTTCACCGGCGAAGAACAGACTGTCATTCAGTTCTGGTTCGCCTGCCGCCCCCATCAAGCTGGTGTACTGGCCGGGACGAGGGCAACTGTAACTGGCTTTGGCCCAGGGATGACGGGACCAGTTCATCAGAATCTGCTGGCCTGTGAACGCCTGGGTCGCCTGCCCCTTGAAGAGTTGTTCCAGATCGGCCAGAGACTGGCGCCATTGGCTGCCATTGGCGGACAAGCCAGCCCCGCCGCCCAGAAAATTGGTCAGAATACCATTTTTCCCCGCTTGCAGCCTGCTGGTTTCCCAATAGCACTGGCTTGGCCAGTCTGTAAACAACTCCCCGGTGTTGGCCGGGAACGGGGCTGCGGGGTTTAGCCAGAAACGACTGTTAAACATCAGCATTTGCTTGCTGTTGGTGCCGTAACCCCACTCGCGAATGGCCCTGAGCTTGCGTGGGGATAAGCCCAGAGTGTTAAGCCCCCCAATTTGTCGAAGCACCGAAAAGGGAGTGGCCAGAATGACTTGCCCGGCATTGATGTTGCGCTTTCGACGCCGCTGGTGGAAAGTCAGGGTGAGTGATTGTCCATTGTCATTCACATGACTGAGCTTACACCCGAAGTGAACCGGAACCCGGTCCCGGATAGCAGCGTAAAGGGCATCCACCAGCGTGCTGTTGCCACCCTGAATGCGCATGGCCTCATCACTTTCCCCAAACATGCGGAACCCTTCGCTGGTTTCGGGGTCAATCAGCAACAGTAAGTTCAAGGCGGACTGTTCGTGCGGGTCAAGGCCGTATTCACCCACATAGGCCGCTTTAATCACCTTTCTAAGCCATTCAGGCACTTCTTTCAGAGCGTCCAGATAAGCCTCTAGCGACATCTGATCCAGCCACTCAGCCCCACAAGGCTCCCGATAAGTGGGGATGCGCACTTCCCCATCGGGAAAAATGCGCTCCAAATCTTGGGCTAACGCCTTAGCTAACGGCTGGAAGGCCTGAATGACATCCTGTTCCGTCCTGACCTCTGAACCATTCATAAACAAAGCAGGCTGAATATTCTCACCGGGAGAAGGAAAGCGCTCCAAAGAGACGTTTAAGGCGGTACACAAGCCAATCAGGGCCTCATGGTTGGTATCTACCAGCTCACCGCCCAGCTCTACAAACAGGCCTTCCCCGTCAATATTACGGCGCGTGAATACACGCCCGCCCACCCGGTGACTGGCCTCGTAAATTTCACAGGGAACGCCCAGCTGCGTCAGGCGATAGGCGCTGACCAAACCGGCCAGGCCGCCGCCCACAATGATCACTCGAGGCCTGCCCAGCCCACTTTCGGCAAGCGACAGGGCTCCTTTCACGGGAAGTTCGTTTTTCCGGGCCTGCGCCAACCCCAAAGTGGCCCCCCCCAGCGTGAGCGCTGTACCCGATAAACCCTTCAAAAACTGGCGACGGGTCAAGGGCCTCTCTAAGTGCTGAGCCATGGCCTCTGCGGTCAATTGCTTTAACCATACCCATACTGTAGTTCTGGCCACAGTCCTTACTCCTGTCTCTCATCAATTGTAAACACGCTCATCATAAATAAAAATTGATGAATCAATATAATTTGATGAAAAGTAACAGCAAGAACCTCACCGGGGGAGTGGGGTTGCCAGCCGCTGGTGGCAAGCAGTGTGCTTTAATAAACCGTCCGGATGTTTTTTTAAATGTCTTTAAAATTCAAAAAGGGAGACCCAGCCAATGAGCGCCAAACCGCGTATCCTGATTTTCGCCGGAAGCACCCGCGCAGATTCCTACAATAAAAAGCTGGTTAAAATCGCCGGATTGGGCGCTGAAAAAGCCGGTGCCCAGGTCACTTACTTGGATTTGAAGACGATTCCCATGCCCCTGTTTGACGAAGACTGGGAACAGGCCGAAGGTTTGCCGCCCAACGCCCGACAATTCAAGGATCTGCTTCTGGCCCACCAGGGCCTGCTCATCGCCTGCCCGGAATATAACAGTTCTATCACGGCGGTGCTGAAAAACGCCATTGACTGGGCCTCT
This portion of the Vampirovibrio chlorellavorus genome encodes:
- a CDS encoding flavin monoamine oxidase family protein, whose protein sequence is MARTTVWVWLKQLTAEAMAQHLERPLTRRQFLKGLSGTALTLGGATLGLAQARKNELPVKGALSLAESGLGRPRVIIVGGGLAGLVSAYRLTQLGVPCEIYEASHRVGGRVFTRRNIDGEGLFVELGGELVDTNHEALIGLCTALNVSLERFPSPGENIQPALFMNGSEVRTEQDVIQAFQPLAKALAQDLERIFPDGEVRIPTYREPCGAEWLDQMSLEAYLDALKEVPEWLRKVIKAAYVGEYGLDPHEQSALNLLLLIDPETSEGFRMFGESDEAMRIQGGNSTLVDALYAAIRDRVPVHFGCKLSHVNDNGQSLTLTFHQRRRKRNINAGQVILATPFSVLRQIGGLNTLGLSPRKLRAIREWGYGTNSKQMLMFNSRFWLNPAAPFPANTGELFTDWPSQCYWETSRLQAGKNGILTNFLGGGAGLSANGSQWRQSLADLEQLFKGQATQAFTGQQILMNWSRHPWAKASYSCPRPGQYTSLMGAAGEPELNDSLFFAGEHCSVDWAGFMNGAVESGLLAAEGVVGSRKSHESRERFGEISG
- a CDS encoding NADPH-dependent FMN reductase, with the protein product MSAKPRILIFAGSTRADSYNKKLVKIAGLGAEKAGAQVTYLDLKTIPMPLFDEDWEQAEGLPPNARQFKDLLLAHQGLLIACPEYNSSITAVLKNAIDWASRPVQGEAPLACFKGKVCALMSASPGALGGLRGLIPVRSILENIGVLVLPEQVAVSKAHEAFTPEGHLKDDRQQAAIENLGAQVASLLLKLEG
- the rpmE gene encoding 50S ribosomal protein L31, whose amino-acid sequence is MREAVHPQYNKVKATCVCGNTIDTGSVLSEIRLDVCSACHPFFTGTQKIMDTEGRVEKFKKRYAKSEQK